GACCAGCACGATTGTGTTTGAAGAGGATGGCGTGCGCGAGTATGTCGGGGGCTACGACGACTGGCAACGTCAGCGCAAACTAGCCAATTCGTCGGCAGGTGGGTCGAAAGGAAAGTCGAGCGCTAGTGACAAGAGCGTTGGAACATCGGCGGCCGCTGCGGCCAATGCACCGCTGAAAAAGAAGCTCTCCTTTAAAGAGAAACAAGAGCTCGACGCGCTTCCCAAGCTCATTGCAACGCTCGAAAGTTCCATCGCCAAAGCGCACGAGAAGATTGCGGAACCGACGTTCTATCAGCGTCCCAGCGGTGAGATCGCGACCGAAATGGACGCCCTTCGCAAGCTCGAAACGCAGCTCGAAGCCGCCTATGTCCGCTGGTCAGAACTCGAAAGCTAGCGAGCTGCTTGCTACTTTTCTGCGAGATTGGTCCACGCGGGAAGCTGGCTCGTGAACGTCATCCGCTCGCGCGAGACGGGATGCTGGAACGACAGCTGATGCGCGAGCAAGCACAGGGGCGGATCATCGACCGTGTGCGTTTGTGTCGTCCCATGTTTTTGATCGGCAAGGTACGACTGCTCGCCCATGATCGGGTGACCTAGCTGCCACAAGTGAACGCGAATTTGATTCGTGCGTCCTGTGATCGGCTGACAACGCACCAGCGCTACCGGCTTGCCATCGGCTGTGGTGGTCCGCGCAAGAACTTCAAACCGCGTTTCGGCGGGGAGCCCCGCTTCTTCATCGACGCTGCGTGAGCCAAACACGCCCGCTTCGGCACTAATCGGGGCTGTGCTGACAAACCGATCTTCCACCGGATGGCCACTCACGAGCGCAAGATAGAACTTCTCCACCTTCCCTTGCGTGAACTGCTGCTGCAGCAGTTTTGCAAAATGGCGTGTGCGGGCAAAAAGAACGAGTCCCGACGTGTTGGCATCGAGTCGATGGACAGGCCGCGGCTTTTGAGGATCGTAGATCTCGCGCAAGATCCACTCGAGCGTATTGCGATGAAATCGTCCGCTCGCATGCAGCGGCAACGGTGCTGGTTTATGCACGACCGCAATCGCTTCATCCTCATAGACCACGCGGATATCGACATTCACATCGGGCTCGATCGTGGCGGGCTGATGGTGCAGCACACGATCGCCTGCCTTCACCAGCGATTCGAGCACCATTGGCTGATGGTCGCTTGTGCGCAAACGTCCTTCGCCAGCGATTTGAGCCCACTCGTCGCGCGGCACATGCGGAAGAATTCCCGCTAGGAATTCAATCACCGGCTTGCCGTCATATTCCTGAGGAACACGAAGCGGGCGATCGTTGTCGTACGGCATACTTCCCGGAAGAGGCGATACGAGTCGAGCGATCGCGGCCTCGCGCGCTTGACACGCGCGCTCGCGCTGCTGCTCGGTGCTGACATAGCAATACGGGCACGATTTACACGGGACATATCGCTCGTCGAGTGTCTCTTCATGCGTCAGTGGTGCCTGGCACGCATAGCAAAGATTCGTCTCGGTCTCTTCCAGCGAAGGATCGACGCCGACGCGCTGATCGAACACAAAACACTCGCCATCGTAGTGAGCGCCGCCACACTCCTCGAAATATTTCAGGATTCCACCATCGAGCTGATAGACCTGCTGATAACCTTCTCGCTGCATCAGCGGCCCCGCCTTTTCGCACCGAATACCGCCGGTGCAAAACATCACAATCGGCTGCTCCTTGAGTTCTTCGGGAAGCTGCAAAATGGCTTGCGGAAAATCTCGAAAATGTGTGATCCCCACATCTTTGGCGCCGCGAAAAGTTCCGAGCTTCACTTCGTAGTCGTTGCGCGTATCGAGCAGCGTGACAGGCCTTCCTTCATCGAGCCACGACTTCAGCTCTTGCGGAGAAAGCTTCGGCGAGGGACGTCGCGCTGGATCAATCCCTTCCACCCCAAACGCGATGATCTCTTTCTTGATCCGTACCAACATACGTGTGAAAGGCTGATGCTCGCTTTCGCTGTATTTCACCGTCAACTCGGCAAGTCCCGGAATCAAACGCAGCCGCGTCACCAGTACCTCGATCGCCTCGCGACTGCCGGCCACAAACAGGTTGATCCCCTCGGTGCTCAGCAGGATCGTTCCCTTCAGATTCGCGCGTTTGCAGTGGGCCAGCAGTTCTTCGCGCAGTTCTTTGAGTCCCTCGAGCGGGGCGAACTTGTAAGCAGCGATATTCACGACCGTTGACATCGAACCACTCGTTTTCATTTCCACTTGGCGCATCTCGCCAGCATGGGGTTTCAAAGCAGTGCCAAACTTCAAGAATACTGAAAAAGACCGCTTTGCGGCAGTCCATTCCCGTCGAGTTGCTCCGCAAGATTGTGGTGAGCGGCTGCACCGCAACACTTTCGATCGCGCGTAAAAACCATTATGCTTCTGAGCGAAATAGCACGATTTCTGAGCCACTGCTGGGAGCGAAGAAAAGCTCGCTCTCACCTGCCAGTGGCAACACACGTTGCGCTAGCCTACCCCACGTACCTGTTTTCAAGGATTTCTCCATGCGACGTTTGTGGCCAAGTGCCTGTGCCCTACTGGGCACCCTCGCGATTTCGCTCACTTCGCTAGCGGCTGAAAAGCCAGCGACCGAGGTGGAAGGTTTCACTTACCCCGAGTCGATTTGCTACGGCTTCGACGGCAACCTCTACGTCACTGAAATTGGCAAGCCAGGGACCAAGGGGGATGGTGGTGTCTCGGTGATTAAGAACGGCAAACGCGAAGCGTTTGCGACCGGGCTCGACGATCCGAAAGGGCTCTGCTTTTTTCGCGACGCGCTCTACCTGACCGATGTCACCAAAGTCGTCAAGATCGATGCCAGTGGCAAAACTTCGGTCTACAAGGCCGAAGGAGATTTTCCAACCGCTCCACTTTATCTTAACGACATCGCTGTCGACGCTGGCAACGGCATCATCCTACTCAGCGATTCGGGCATCGACGGTAAGGGGGCTGCCGCTTATCGCATCGATGTTCGCCTGAACAAGATCGAGCAGATGGCCAGCGCTGAAGTGATCCCTGGTCTCACCAAGGCTAATGGTGTGGCATTCGATGGTTCGTCGCACATGCTGCTGGCCGACATGGGAACCGGCACCCTCTATCGCGTTCGATTTCACGACAAAAACGTCGAGAAAGTGGCCGAAGGTTTGCCAGGAGCCGATGGGCTCATCTGGGACCACTTTGGTCGCCTGTTTGTCACTAGCTGGACCACCGGCAAGGTGTTTGGCATTCCACGTCCCGGTGTTGCTCCCATCCTGATTGGCGAGGGGCTGCAATCGGCTGCCGATGGTTGCCTAGCAGCCAGTGGCGACGCGCTGCTGATCCCCGACATGAAGTCGGGCGTGATCACCAAACTGTCGACCACCATCGCAGGCTGGGAAGTAAACACCAAGCCACTCGATGTGCACCTCGAAGTTGCCTACCCAACCTTGAAGTGGGATCAGTGGGACGATGGTAGCGAGAGTGGCCAGGTGGTTCCATTTCGGCCAATTTTCCTGACCCATTCGGGCGACGGCACGAAGCGAACCTTTGTCGGTGAACAGCACGGCAAAATTCATGTGCTCGATAGTCGCGATGATGCTGCTGGTTCGAAGGTGTTTCTCGATATCGAGAAAAAAGTGCGCTACGCCGATAAGCAGAACGAAGAAGGTTTGCTCGGTCTCGCGTTCTCGCCAAAATATAAAGAAAATGGCGAATTTTATGTGTTTTACACCGATGTCGGCGCCAAGATGGAAAATGTCATCAGCCGCTTTCGAGTGAGCAAGAATGATCCGAACGTCGCCGATCCCGCGAGTGAAGAAGAGATCTTGCGTGTCGAGCGTCCGTTCTGGAATCACGACGGTGGGACGCTGGCCTTCGGTCCCGATGGCTACCTTTACATCGCGCTCGGCGATGGTGGCTCGGGTGGCGATCCGATGGAAAATGGCCAGAACACGAATGTGTTGCTCGGCAAGATTTTGCGTCTCGATGTCAGCCGCAAGGCCGATGGCAAGAACTACGCAATTCCCTCCGACAATCCGTTTGTGGGCAAGGCCAATCATCGCGGCGAGATTTGGGCCTATGGCATTCGCAACATTTGGCGCATGGCCTTTGACAGCAAGACCGGAACGCTCTGGGCGGGCGAAGTCGGACAGAATCTGTTTGAAGAGATTTTCATCGTCACCAAGGGAGCTAACTTCGGCTGGAATGTGCGCGAAGCACTGCATCCGTTTGGCAACAAAGGTGTGGGACCTCAAGAGGGTTTGACCGATCCAATTTGGGAATACCACCACGACCTCGGTCGCAGCATCACCGGTGGTGGTGTCTATCGTGGCAAAGCTGTTCCCGAACTAGATGGCTACTACATCTATGCCGACTATGTGTCGAACAAGATGTGGGCACTGAAGTACGACGAAGCTCAGAAACGAGTGGTAGAGAATCGTCCGATTAACATGCCGACCGTTAATCCGATGTCGTTTGGTGAAGACGATAACGGAGAACTCTTCGTCATGGGGGCAAGCCCCACAGGACGTGGCATCTATCGCTTCAAGAGCGGGGCGGCGAAATAGGCCTTCACGTGACCAGGACTGTATGGTGCAAGTTCACCTGACAAATCTTGCAACATTCGATTTAGCCTCGGGGCCTTGGTGAGTGAGCGATCACTTGCCAAGGCCCTTTTTTTGCATAGTGTCGGCGACTATTTCGGCGAGGAATAGTCGTGCAGTCCACGCATGCGACGCTCGAAATAGATGCCACAAAACAAGAGGCAAATGGTCGAAACTACAACCACGAGCCAACTTGCAGTGGCGAGAAAATCGTAGAAGTTGACCTTCGGCGAAGCAAAGTTTTTTACCAGCATCACCACGACATAACCGAGGTAGCCCACGGCGTCGGCCACGTAGAGCAAAAATCCCACATTGCCACGATCGCGCGTCATGGCGATCAGCCGCTCGAACACGGTGGTGTGCACGGCGACGTAGGGTAAATAAAGTCCTAGCCCCAGGAGTGTCATGACGACAAAACCGTCGATCAGGTCAGCCGAGCGAAGCACCAGCGCCAGAGCGACCAACATCATGCCACCGCCAGAGACAGCCAGCGATGCAAAAAAAGCATAGCGATTGCTTCGAATGAAAACCGATAAGCCATTCACCAGCACGACGCCGAGCGCGACAATCATCTCCGATTGCCAGAAGTCGGCCGGTTCTGCTGGCTGGCCAAACGATTGCCAAATTTCGCGTGCAAAATCGGAACGTACGCTTCGCAGCACGGTGATGAGCAAGTAGACGAGCACAAGGAGCCCGAGGCCGATGCCGTAGCGATGCAGGAACGACGAGCGATCGGCGGCGGTCATCGGGAGTCGTTCGCTACGATGCTCTATATCATGCGTTGTCGGGGGCTGAATTCGGCTGAGCATCGCGACGAAGATCAGCAGCGGAATGATGAACAAAAGCCCCGCGACAAAAGGCATCCAAAACTCGCTGATCCCTTGGGACAAAAGCCAGCTTCCCACGGCCTTCGTAGCACCGTCGGCCAAAATAAAACTAGCACAAAGTCCCGCCGAGAGCGCCTCGGTTAGGGAGCGTCCTTCGAGAAACCCAAGGACGAGACCAAAGACCATGCCTAGCGAAAGACCGTTGGCAAACAGCAGTAGCGGCTTCAGCGCGAACGGGACAATCGCAAAAAAGAGCAGCGCGACATGCGCAATGCCAATCAGCAGCAAAATGCCGACAGCGCGTCGCGCGGGTGTCATTTCCGCGATCACTTTGATGCCGATAAATTTCGCTGTCGCGTACCCTAGCACTTGCGCTACGACAAGCATCACTTTGAGGTTCACCCCCCAGTAGACCATGTCTTTAAACGCGGCAGCGGCAAACGGCTTGCGGAATGCATACATACAAAAGTAGGCACCAAAGGCGGCAGTCACCGCCCACGCGGCAGTCACCAAAGTGCGTCTCCACGACTCCTGGTTCGTCGGTGGTGTCGCTAAAGTTGGTGGAAGAATTGAGTTCACAATCGCCATGCTTACAAAGAGTCGTGGAGCGAACTAGCGAGCAACACGCACCGCACTATAATCGAGCAAATGCCAGGATTTTTGTGCTAGACAGCCATCTTCACCGAATCTTTTTGAGTCCACTAGCGAGCAACACAGCTACAGCATAACGAAGAGTTAAACCATGTCGAACGAAGTGACGAGTGACGAGCGGATTGCCAAGGTGAAGCGGTTGTTCGAAGCTGCTGGTAGCAGCCGCTACGGTGGTGAAGCGATTTCGCAACTCGAACACGCGCTGCAAGCTGCCATGTTTGCCGAGAAGAGTGGCGCACCTTCCACCCTCATCGCTGCAGCCTTGCTTCACGACATCGGTCACCTGCTACATGCCCTGCCTGACGATGCTCCCGATCAAGGGATCGACGATCTGCACGAAGAACTCGGAGGGCGATGGCTCGCCAAATATTTTGCCCCCGAGGTGGTTGAGCCAGTTCGTTTGCACGTCGCTTCGAAGCGTTACTTGTGCACAGCCGATGCAGCATATTACGAGCTCCTAAGTGGTCCCTCACGACAAAGCCTGGCTCTTCAAGGTGGCCCAATGACTGCCGATGAGGCCCGCAAGTTCGAAGCACACCCCCACTTTCAGCATGCCGTGGCACTGCGACGCTGGGATGAGCAAGCGAAGATTCCGCACCTCGAGACACCCCCGCTAGAGCACTACTTGCCACTTCTCGCTGCGGGATTGCTCGCTAGCTAGCGGCGTGTAGTGCGAAATCTATTAGCAACGGAGGGAAAAACAGCCGATGGAAGGTGATAGGCCGGTGGTGACGACTGCACCTACTGCCAATCAACAGCAACTGCTTACCAACTGTCGCTGCTGCCTAAAATCAACTGCAAGCTGCTCGCGAATGCATTCCGATGGGTATCCCCTGCTGACCGAAGCGGCTGCAATTGACGCCGCCCCCCCGAGCTAGAACAATAGAGGGTTGATTAGTCACTCGCACTTTCCACGTAGTCATTGTTTCTCGTGAACTGCTTCATTTCCCTCATCACGATCATCGCGGTCGTCGTGCACAATGTGCTCGGCTGTCACGGTCATTTCGTATGCGGAGCAGATCACTTAGCATCGCGCTGCAGCACGCATGTGCATCAGCATGCTGACGACCATCAGCATCACGATCACCTTCCCAGCGTTAACGAAACAGATACTCACGAAGAAAATTCGCCAACGGGCGACGAGCATAGCGACCAACACGCGACCCACTCGCATCTGATT
This window of the Pirellula staleyi DSM 6068 genome carries:
- a CDS encoding DUF5690 family protein, with the translated sequence MTAAWAVTAAFGAYFCMYAFRKPFAAAAFKDMVYWGVNLKVMLVVAQVLGYATAKFIGIKVIAEMTPARRAVGILLLIGIAHVALLFFAIVPFALKPLLLFANGLSLGMVFGLVLGFLEGRSLTEALSAGLCASFILADGATKAVGSWLLSQGISEFWMPFVAGLLFIIPLLIFVAMLSRIQPPTTHDIEHRSERLPMTAADRSSFLHRYGIGLGLLVLVYLLITVLRSVRSDFAREIWQSFGQPAEPADFWQSEMIVALGVVLVNGLSVFIRSNRYAFFASLAVSGGGMMLVALALVLRSADLIDGFVVMTLLGLGLYLPYVAVHTTVFERLIAMTRDRGNVGFLLYVADAVGYLGYVVVMLVKNFASPKVNFYDFLATASWLVVVVSTICLLFCGIYFERRMRGLHDYSSPK
- a CDS encoding PQQ-dependent sugar dehydrogenase → MRRLWPSACALLGTLAISLTSLAAEKPATEVEGFTYPESICYGFDGNLYVTEIGKPGTKGDGGVSVIKNGKREAFATGLDDPKGLCFFRDALYLTDVTKVVKIDASGKTSVYKAEGDFPTAPLYLNDIAVDAGNGIILLSDSGIDGKGAAAYRIDVRLNKIEQMASAEVIPGLTKANGVAFDGSSHMLLADMGTGTLYRVRFHDKNVEKVAEGLPGADGLIWDHFGRLFVTSWTTGKVFGIPRPGVAPILIGEGLQSAADGCLAASGDALLIPDMKSGVITKLSTTIAGWEVNTKPLDVHLEVAYPTLKWDQWDDGSESGQVVPFRPIFLTHSGDGTKRTFVGEQHGKIHVLDSRDDAAGSKVFLDIEKKVRYADKQNEEGLLGLAFSPKYKENGEFYVFYTDVGAKMENVISRFRVSKNDPNVADPASEEEILRVERPFWNHDGGTLAFGPDGYLYIALGDGGSGGDPMENGQNTNVLLGKILRLDVSRKADGKNYAIPSDNPFVGKANHRGEIWAYGIRNIWRMAFDSKTGTLWAGEVGQNLFEEIFIVTKGANFGWNVREALHPFGNKGVGPQEGLTDPIWEYHHDLGRSITGGGVYRGKAVPELDGYYIYADYVSNKMWALKYDEAQKRVVENRPINMPTVNPMSFGEDDNGELFVMGASPTGRGIYRFKSGAAK
- a CDS encoding sulfurtransferase, with product MSTVVNIAAYKFAPLEGLKELREELLAHCKRANLKGTILLSTEGINLFVAGSREAIEVLVTRLRLIPGLAELTVKYSESEHQPFTRMLVRIKKEIIAFGVEGIDPARRPSPKLSPQELKSWLDEGRPVTLLDTRNDYEVKLGTFRGAKDVGITHFRDFPQAILQLPEELKEQPIVMFCTGGIRCEKAGPLMQREGYQQVYQLDGGILKYFEECGGAHYDGECFVFDQRVGVDPSLEETETNLCYACQAPLTHEETLDERYVPCKSCPYCYVSTEQQRERACQAREAAIARLVSPLPGSMPYDNDRPLRVPQEYDGKPVIEFLAGILPHVPRDEWAQIAGEGRLRTSDHQPMVLESLVKAGDRVLHHQPATIEPDVNVDIRVVYEDEAIAVVHKPAPLPLHASGRFHRNTLEWILREIYDPQKPRPVHRLDANTSGLVLFARTRHFAKLLQQQFTQGKVEKFYLALVSGHPVEDRFVSTAPISAEAGVFGSRSVDEEAGLPAETRFEVLARTTTADGKPVALVRCQPITGRTNQIRVHLWQLGHPIMGEQSYLADQKHGTTQTHTVDDPPLCLLAHQLSFQHPVSRERMTFTSQLPAWTNLAEK
- a CDS encoding HD domain-containing protein produces the protein MSNEVTSDERIAKVKRLFEAAGSSRYGGEAISQLEHALQAAMFAEKSGAPSTLIAAALLHDIGHLLHALPDDAPDQGIDDLHEELGGRWLAKYFAPEVVEPVRLHVASKRYLCTADAAYYELLSGPSRQSLALQGGPMTADEARKFEAHPHFQHAVALRRWDEQAKIPHLETPPLEHYLPLLAAGLLAS